Proteins from one Lonchura striata isolate bLonStr1 chromosome 28, bLonStr1.mat, whole genome shotgun sequence genomic window:
- the LOC110484434 gene encoding uncharacterized protein LOC110484434, with amino-acid sequence MLQEEELQTQPRELQGGRSPLSQEGGRRSSWSLELVEKPHGREKPHKCLECGKGFSWSSSLIRHQRIHTGERPYECGKCGKSFRASSDLIGHQVIHTGERPYECLECGKSFGWSSHLIRHQRIHTGERPYACPQCGKRFQTSTHLLLHERIHTEERPYRCPDCRKGFNRNSSLTVHRRIHTGERPYECGKCGKSFSMSSTLAKHQRRHQ; translated from the coding sequence atgctgcaggaggaggagctgcaaacccagcccagggagctgcagggaggaaggagccccctgagccaggaaggcgggcggagatccagcTGGAGcttggagctggtggagaagcctcatggcagggagaagccccacaagtgcttggaatgtgggaagggtttcagctggagctccagcctgatccggcaccagaggatccacactggggagaggccctacgagtgtgggaagtgtgggaagagtttCAGAGCCAGCTCGGACCTGATCgggcaccaggtgatccacactggggaacggccctatgagtgcttggaatgtgggaagagctttgggtggagctcACACCTGATCCGACACCAgcggatccacactggggagaggccctacgcgtgtccccagtgtgggaagaggtttcagaccagcaCCCATCTCCTcctacatgagcggattcacacagaggagaggccctaccgctgccccgactgcaggaagggcttcaaccgcaactccagcctcaccgtgcaccggcgcatccacactggggagaggccctacgagtgtgggaagtgtgggaagagcttctccatgAGCTCAACCTTGGccaaacaccaacggaggcaccagtaa